The proteins below are encoded in one region of Candidatus Latescibacter sp.:
- a CDS encoding DUF488 domain-containing protein has product MKLYTIGFTQKHAELFFGLLRQNSVQRLVDIRLNAVGQLSGFAKKDDLPFFLSKLVDGCQYIHLPELTPTKEILNEYRSDSDWSRFVARFEALMDERKIPDTLDKVGFERFTSCLLCSEPTPEQCHRRLVAERLTAHWPNVEVFHL; this is encoded by the coding sequence ATGAAACTCTATACTATTGGATTCACTCAGAAACACGCAGAATTATTTTTTGGGCTTTTACGCCAAAATAGTGTGCAACGATTAGTTGATATTCGTCTTAATGCAGTTGGGCAACTTTCAGGTTTTGCTAAAAAAGATGATTTACCCTTCTTTCTGTCCAAACTCGTGGATGGCTGCCAATATATTCATTTGCCAGAGCTTACCCCTACAAAAGAAATTTTAAATGAATATCGTTCAGACTCGGATTGGTCCCGTTTTGTAGCACGTTTCGAAGCTCTCATGGATGAACGCAAGATTCCAGATACACTGGATAAAGTGGGATTCGAAAGATTCACCTCCTGTCTACTTTGTAGCGAGCCTACTCCTGAGCAATGCCATCGCCGTTTGGTCGCAGAAAGACTGACCGCACACTGGCCTAATGTGGAGGTCTTTCATTTATGA
- a CDS encoding DUF488 domain-containing protein, producing the protein MKLFTIGHSNHSIEKFIQLLEDNYIMTLVDVRSAPFSRYNPQFNKENLENILSGKSIEYAYAGKYLGGRPSDPACYKSHVLPPEGTDYLYEVDYPEVMKRPWFIQGIMRLLELANEQITVIMCSEEDPAECHRHHLIAQYIMTEHPEVNVQHIRGDGIVYSARSIQVSVNRPTAEQLSLFREEQ; encoded by the coding sequence AAATTTATTCAATTATTAGAAGACAATTACATAATGACTTTGGTTGATGTGCGTTCTGCTCCATTCAGCCGTTACAATCCTCAGTTCAATAAAGAAAATCTTGAGAACATCCTTTCGGGCAAAAGTATTGAATATGCCTATGCAGGTAAGTATCTGGGTGGCCGTCCTTCAGACCCCGCTTGCTACAAGAGCCATGTGTTACCGCCGGAGGGTACAGATTATCTTTATGAAGTAGATTACCCTGAAGTTATGAAGCGCCCCTGGTTTATACAAGGTATCATGCGTTTGTTGGAGTTGGCCAATGAGCAGATAACAGTAATCATGTGCAGTGAAGAGGATCCCGCTGAGTGCCACCGGCATCACTTGATCGCCCAATATATCATGACGGAACATCCCGAAGTAAATGTTCAACATATTCGAGGCGATGGTATAGTTTATAGTGCTCGTTCAATCCAGGTGTCAGTAAACAGGCCAACGGCCGAACAACTATCATTGTTCCGGGAGGAGCAATGA